AGAACCTGCACTTGTGAAACCTGCACCTGCAAAACCCGTAGCGGCAAAACCTAAAGAAACAGTATCTGAAGAAAAATCAGctgaaagggaagaagttgaagaggaagcaaaTGAAGATGAAACAGCAGAAGGGTTAACAGTTGAAGAGGTAACAACTGAAGAGGTAGTAGCTGAAATGCCAAGTACTATGCAACATGAAGAAGCCTTAGGATCACAGCCAGTAGAGAGCGTTGAACAGGGTGTCCATGCGATATCATCTTATACTACAGAGCCTGCAAGCAACGCACTTCCTCTAACAATTGCGGATTCCACTAATACATTAAGGACTACACATGAAGAGTTAgactcaaatttttttcgtaacgTCATCATGGCCATTGCAGTACTTGGAACgattttctttcttttctactACAACAGGGTAATTGCACATTATACTTTATGACATATGAGTGttgtaatattatttgtaatatgtttttattttaaataagtaGTTACAaagttaacatatttttacaccttttacatgtacatttcTGTGTCAGTCTTCTCGATTAGAATCAagtttacgcaaaaaaaaacggaaaaagggaaagatatttgagcataattattacgaagagtatgaaaaagagTTAGAAATGTATGGTTCTGAGGAA
This is a stretch of genomic DNA from Plasmodium vivax scf_4033 genomic scaffold, whole genome shotgun sequence. It encodes these proteins:
- a CDS encoding hypothetical protein (encoded by transcript PVX_027190A), whose amino-acid sequence is EPALVKPAPAKPVAAKPKETVSEEKSAEREEVEEEANEDETAEGLTVEEVTTEEVVAEMPSTMQHEEALGSQPVESVEQGVHAISSYTTEPASNALPLTIADSTNTLRTTHEELDSNFFRNVIMAIAVLGTIFFLFYYNRSSRLESSLRKKKRKKGKIFEHNYYEEYEKELEMYGSEETFLDSETDRLYLNYHPDQDSYY